A region from the Microcella frigidaquae genome encodes:
- a CDS encoding DUF3427 domain-containing protein translates to MSEPREDFWKSPLGRETEFGYLLESALVPHNLNPEVVLNNENSSVLRVLRRELKHAERFLFSVAFVTPRALTLLKQELVDFRGTGTIVTSDYLGFNSPGVFKELKALEKVGVSARIHSSKAFHAKGYIFRRPDRSVALFGSANLTESALVANLEWNIKVSGSPQSNLSRQLDELELEQLENSLDLTTEWIAEYETRPRPTTVWTPGKVAEAPTPIESPTGSESVVARFEPNAMQREALAAIERMRAEGKSKVLVVSATGTGKTALAAFHVGIVKPERFLFIVHREQILDRAIQEFTNLLGISAQEVGKLAGGSRQTDKRFVFATIQSLSRLDVLDSVSPDEFDYVVVDESHHVGAQSYRRVMDHLKPAFTIGLTATPERSDQSDVFELFNYNVAYEIRLQAALEADMLAPFHYFGVADVEFEDGTTTDDATTIERLASRLRAEHVVRNLELYGHAGTSPKGLIFCSRVDEATALSNELNRLTLHGRPLRTVALSGVHSVDERLQTVDKLERGELDYILTVDIFNEGVDIPSVNQVVMLRQTKSAIVFVQQLGRGLRKAPAKDYTIVIDFIGNYTNNYLIPIALFGDNSQDKESLRRRLIEAEERGVLANISSIRFDRIAQKRVLDSVAVTKLSSAALLKPSLEAMRSRLGRTPRLIDFAESDSTDPVVLATSLKHYPELLRRTLRVDNKLTDEQSRMLDFLGNEVLAAKRLAETEVLFELLRGRPLPLKELSQRTAAVGDEADMELTMSALRTLTFQFLTEAERSRYGTSPVTRSDDGQYRLGDVFRLNLETSHDFHNEIHDLLWTARSIIPRKYGDAEPFSVGRQYSRKDASRLLRWRSNMMGTIFGYKVDADTRTCPIFVTYHKAEDVTASTQYEDQLIDTRTMTWFTRSRRTLDSAEVKAIVSNSVEINVFAKKDDNDGTDFFYLGRAQATNAFQTSMSDKNNESIPVVRVTLLFDDPIPQGLFDYFQPSITE, encoded by the coding sequence GTGTCTGAACCCCGCGAGGACTTCTGGAAGTCGCCGCTGGGTCGGGAGACCGAGTTCGGCTACTTGCTCGAGTCCGCCCTCGTGCCGCACAACCTCAACCCGGAGGTCGTGCTCAACAACGAGAACTCATCCGTGCTTCGAGTGCTGCGCCGTGAACTGAAGCACGCCGAGCGCTTTCTGTTCTCCGTCGCATTTGTGACGCCGAGAGCACTTACTCTCCTCAAACAGGAACTTGTGGACTTCCGCGGCACGGGCACGATCGTCACTTCCGACTACCTGGGCTTCAACAGCCCCGGCGTGTTCAAGGAGCTGAAGGCACTCGAGAAAGTGGGGGTCTCCGCTCGAATTCACTCGAGCAAGGCTTTCCACGCCAAGGGGTACATCTTCCGTCGGCCCGACCGATCGGTGGCGCTGTTCGGCAGCGCCAACCTGACGGAGTCCGCTCTCGTAGCGAACCTTGAGTGGAACATAAAGGTCTCGGGGTCGCCTCAGAGCAATCTCTCCCGCCAGCTCGACGAGCTCGAGCTCGAGCAATTAGAGAACTCCCTGGACCTCACTACGGAGTGGATCGCGGAGTACGAAACACGCCCACGACCGACCACCGTCTGGACGCCCGGCAAGGTGGCCGAAGCTCCGACCCCTATCGAATCACCAACAGGATCCGAATCCGTCGTGGCACGGTTCGAACCCAACGCTATGCAGCGGGAAGCGCTGGCGGCAATCGAACGCATGCGCGCGGAAGGGAAGAGCAAGGTTCTCGTCGTATCCGCGACCGGAACGGGCAAGACTGCGCTGGCCGCCTTCCACGTAGGAATAGTTAAGCCAGAACGCTTCCTGTTCATCGTCCACCGGGAGCAGATTCTCGATCGAGCCATCCAAGAATTCACGAATCTTCTCGGGATCTCGGCACAGGAGGTTGGGAAGCTCGCCGGCGGCAGCAGGCAGACAGACAAGCGCTTCGTCTTCGCCACCATTCAGTCGCTGTCCCGGCTAGACGTTCTGGACAGTGTGAGCCCAGACGAGTTTGACTACGTCGTCGTCGACGAGTCGCACCACGTCGGGGCGCAGTCGTACCGACGGGTCATGGACCACCTGAAGCCGGCCTTCACAATCGGCCTGACGGCGACACCCGAACGCTCGGATCAGTCGGATGTATTCGAACTCTTCAACTACAACGTCGCCTACGAGATTCGTCTTCAGGCTGCCCTCGAAGCCGACATGCTCGCGCCGTTCCACTACTTCGGTGTTGCTGACGTTGAGTTCGAAGACGGAACGACGACCGACGACGCGACAACGATCGAGCGTCTAGCTTCGCGGCTGCGAGCAGAACATGTGGTTCGAAATCTCGAGCTCTACGGTCATGCGGGCACCTCTCCCAAAGGCCTGATCTTCTGCAGCAGAGTCGACGAGGCAACGGCTCTCTCCAACGAACTGAACAGACTGACCCTTCACGGCAGGCCGCTCAGGACCGTCGCGCTTTCGGGGGTGCACTCCGTCGATGAACGACTGCAGACAGTCGACAAGCTCGAGCGCGGAGAGCTCGACTACATCCTTACAGTGGACATCTTCAACGAGGGCGTGGACATACCTTCGGTCAATCAAGTGGTGATGCTTCGACAGACCAAGTCAGCCATCGTGTTCGTCCAACAACTCGGGCGTGGTCTGCGCAAGGCACCCGCAAAGGACTACACGATCGTCATCGACTTCATCGGGAACTACACGAACAACTACCTCATCCCGATCGCCCTCTTTGGTGATAACTCGCAGGACAAGGAGTCACTCCGGCGCCGGCTGATCGAAGCTGAGGAACGCGGAGTGCTCGCAAACATCTCAAGTATTCGCTTCGACAGGATCGCCCAAAAGCGCGTACTCGACTCCGTCGCCGTGACGAAACTCAGCAGTGCCGCATTACTCAAGCCTTCGCTGGAAGCCATGAGATCCCGGCTCGGGCGGACGCCACGCCTCATCGACTTCGCGGAGTCTGACTCGACCGACCCGGTCGTCCTCGCAACAAGCCTGAAGCACTACCCGGAGCTCCTCCGCCGTACCTTAAGGGTTGACAACAAGCTCACCGACGAGCAATCGCGGATGCTCGACTTCCTCGGAAACGAGGTCCTTGCAGCAAAGCGGCTTGCCGAAACGGAAGTGCTCTTTGAACTCCTGAGAGGAAGGCCGCTCCCGCTCAAGGAACTGTCACAGCGCACAGCCGCCGTCGGTGACGAGGCAGATATGGAACTCACGATGAGCGCGCTGAGAACGCTCACGTTTCAGTTCCTCACCGAAGCAGAGCGATCGCGATATGGAACCAGTCCGGTTACTCGCAGCGACGACGGCCAGTATCGACTTGGCGATGTGTTCCGCCTCAACCTGGAGACCAGTCACGACTTCCACAACGAAATCCACGATCTGCTCTGGACAGCCCGTTCGATCATTCCCCGCAAGTACGGCGATGCCGAGCCGTTCAGCGTTGGACGTCAGTACTCCCGCAAAGACGCGTCTCGGCTACTCCGCTGGCGGTCGAACATGATGGGCACGATCTTCGGCTACAAGGTCGACGCTGACACTCGAACGTGCCCGATCTTCGTGACGTATCACAAGGCAGAAGATGTGACGGCGAGCACGCAGTACGAGGATCAGCTCATCGACACGCGAACCATGACGTGGTTTACGCGCAGCCGCCGAACGCTCGACAGCGCCGAGGTCAAGGCGATCGTGAGCAACTCGGTCGAGATTAATGTCTTCGCGAAGAAGGACGACAACGACGGTACGGACTTCTTCTACCTGGGTCGGGCCCAGGCGACGAACGCGTTCCAAACGTCGATGTCCGACAAGAACAACGAGTCAATCCCGGTGGTCCGAGTCACGCTTCTGTTCGATGACCCCATTCCACAGGGCTTGTTCGACTACTTCCAGCCGTCGATAACCGAGTAG
- a CDS encoding (deoxy)nucleoside triphosphate pyrophosphohydrolase, with product MKKHITVVGAVIVRDGLVYCARRGLSGALPGMWEFPGGKVEKDESFADALIREINEELGCEISVLQPVETTTHEYDFAVITLATFICELVAGEPQSNEHAEERWLPVEALDTLEWAPADIPAVEKLRAAGV from the coding sequence ATGAAGAAGCACATCACCGTGGTTGGGGCGGTCATCGTCCGTGACGGCCTGGTCTACTGCGCTCGTCGCGGCCTCAGTGGGGCGCTACCTGGGATGTGGGAGTTCCCCGGCGGCAAGGTCGAGAAAGACGAGTCGTTCGCCGACGCTCTCATCCGAGAGATCAACGAGGAGCTCGGATGTGAGATCTCTGTGTTGCAGCCCGTCGAAACAACCACCCACGAGTACGACTTCGCGGTGATTACTCTCGCGACGTTCATATGCGAGCTCGTCGCCGGCGAGCCGCAGTCGAATGAGCATGCGGAAGAACGGTGGCTGCCTGTCGAGGCACTCGACACTCTCGAATGGGCACCTGCGGACATCCCAGCCGTAGAGAAGCTGCGAGCAGCTGGTGTCTGA
- the katG gene encoding catalase/peroxidase HPI, translated as MTVVDGTCPVVHGANTSMKSGQEWWPNALNLDILAQHDTKTNPLGSAFNYRDELKKLDVDALVADVKQLLVTSQSWWPADWGHYGGLMIRMAWHSAGTYRIADGRGGGGSGTQRFAPLNSWPDNGNLDKARRLLWPIKKKYGNRISWADLMILAGTLSYEAMGHKTFGFAFGREDLWHPEKDTYWGSEKEWLAPSDERYGSVDDPSTMENPLAAVQMGLIYVNPEGVNGQPDPLKTAAQVRETFARMAMNDEETVALTAGGHTVGRAHGNGRAENLGPAPEGADIHEQGLGWNNHVSRGVGKDTVTSGIEGAWTTNPTQWDNGYFTLLFKYDWQLAKSPAGAWQWEPVDIAEEDKPFDVEGTARQNPIMTDADMAMIKDPIYREISERFYNDPEYFSEVFARAWFKLTHRDMGPRTRYVGPLQPTEDLIWQDPVPAGKADYDVAAVAQRIRNSGLSQTDLIVTAWDSARTYRDSDKRGGANGARIRLAPQRDWHANEPERLHRVLGVYEALSAETGVSVADLIVLGGNLGVEDAARAAGVEVSVPFHPGRGDATQEWTDADSFAPLEPTHDAFRNYLQKDYTVPAEELMLDRASLMNLTAVELTCLVGGMRVLGTNFGGTQHGVFTDQVGALTNDFFVTLTDMTYVWEPAGFNAYNLRNRSTGQVEHTATRADLVFGSNSILRAYAEVYAQDDSREKFVHDFVAAWTKVMNADRFDLVAS; from the coding sequence ATGACCGTCGTCGATGGCACCTGCCCCGTGGTTCACGGAGCCAACACCTCCATGAAGAGCGGGCAGGAGTGGTGGCCGAACGCGCTGAATCTGGACATCCTGGCGCAGCACGACACCAAGACGAACCCGCTCGGCAGCGCCTTCAACTACCGCGACGAGCTGAAGAAGCTCGACGTCGACGCGCTGGTCGCCGACGTGAAGCAGCTGCTCGTCACCAGCCAGAGCTGGTGGCCGGCTGACTGGGGCCACTACGGCGGTCTGATGATCCGCATGGCCTGGCACTCGGCCGGCACGTACCGCATCGCCGACGGCCGCGGGGGCGGCGGGTCGGGCACGCAGCGCTTCGCGCCGCTGAACTCGTGGCCCGACAACGGCAACCTCGACAAGGCGCGCCGCCTGTTGTGGCCGATCAAGAAGAAGTACGGCAACCGCATCAGCTGGGCCGACCTGATGATTCTCGCCGGCACGCTCTCGTACGAGGCGATGGGCCACAAGACGTTCGGCTTCGCCTTCGGCCGCGAAGACCTGTGGCACCCCGAGAAGGACACCTACTGGGGCAGCGAAAAGGAGTGGCTGGCTCCGAGCGACGAGCGCTACGGCAGCGTCGACGACCCCAGCACGATGGAGAACCCGCTCGCCGCCGTGCAGATGGGTCTCATCTACGTGAACCCCGAGGGCGTCAACGGCCAGCCCGACCCGCTGAAGACGGCGGCCCAGGTGCGCGAGACGTTCGCCCGCATGGCGATGAACGACGAGGAGACCGTGGCGCTCACCGCCGGCGGGCACACCGTCGGCCGGGCGCACGGCAACGGGCGGGCCGAGAACCTCGGGCCCGCTCCGGAGGGTGCGGACATCCACGAGCAGGGGCTCGGCTGGAACAACCACGTCAGCCGCGGTGTCGGCAAAGACACCGTGACCAGCGGCATCGAGGGCGCCTGGACGACCAACCCCACCCAGTGGGACAACGGCTACTTCACCCTGCTGTTTAAGTACGACTGGCAGCTGGCGAAGAGCCCGGCCGGCGCATGGCAGTGGGAGCCGGTGGACATCGCCGAGGAGGACAAGCCCTTTGACGTCGAGGGCACCGCTCGCCAGAACCCGATCATGACCGACGCCGACATGGCGATGATCAAAGACCCGATCTACCGCGAGATCTCGGAGCGCTTCTACAACGACCCCGAGTACTTCAGCGAGGTCTTCGCCCGCGCGTGGTTCAAGCTGACCCACCGCGACATGGGCCCGCGCACGCGCTACGTCGGCCCGCTGCAGCCCACGGAGGACCTCATCTGGCAAGACCCCGTGCCGGCCGGGAAGGCCGACTACGACGTCGCCGCGGTGGCGCAGCGCATCCGCAACAGCGGACTGTCGCAGACCGACCTGATCGTGACGGCGTGGGATTCGGCGCGCACGTACCGCGACTCTGACAAGCGGGGCGGCGCGAACGGCGCGCGCATCCGGCTGGCGCCGCAGCGCGACTGGCACGCCAACGAGCCCGAGCGCCTGCACCGCGTGCTCGGCGTCTACGAGGCGCTGTCGGCCGAGACCGGCGTGAGCGTCGCCGACCTGATCGTGCTGGGCGGCAACCTCGGGGTCGAGGATGCCGCGCGCGCGGCCGGCGTCGAGGTCAGTGTGCCGTTCCACCCCGGGCGCGGTGACGCGACCCAGGAGTGGACCGACGCTGACTCGTTCGCTCCGCTCGAGCCGACGCACGACGCCTTCCGCAACTACCTGCAGAAGGACTACACGGTTCCGGCGGAGGAGCTCATGCTCGACCGCGCCAGCCTCATGAACCTGACGGCGGTCGAGCTGACCTGCCTCGTCGGGGGCATGCGCGTGCTGGGCACGAACTTCGGCGGCACGCAGCACGGCGTCTTCACCGACCAGGTCGGAGCGCTGACGAACGACTTCTTCGTCACCCTCACCGACATGACCTACGTGTGGGAGCCCGCCGGCTTCAACGCCTACAACCTGCGCAACCGTTCGACGGGTCAGGTGGAGCACACGGCCACCCGCGCCGACCTCGTGTTCGGCTCGAACTCAATCCTGCGCGCCTACGCCGAGGTGTACGCGCAGGACGACAGCCGCGAGAAGTTCGTGCACGACTTCGTCGCCGCCTGGACGAAGGTCATGAACGCCGACCGCTTCGACCTGGTGGCCAGCTAG
- a CDS encoding peptidoglycan DD-metalloendopeptidase family protein, translating into MRATSRRGTAIVAALAAAALLATGTIAVTEKPAYAVDYPSWNDVLEARRDVARAQQKIKEIRAAIEAITAEVERTQAIAQEKGDIYYEAQIAFDEAAYTAEQLQAQADEAQARADASKLRAGQFVAELARSGGGDLSASLLTNPGQADELLSRLGFASKITEQAEGIYAAALQDQNAAQSFTEQANVAKGIRDELRAEAEAAYQEAQAAAQEAQTALIAQQENQARLEAQLAVLVENRDATEKDYQAGVRAQYGAGSNVDAGQIVSGWVVPVSGYITSPYGTRVHPLYGNVSFHSGTDIAASCGRPIYAASSGTITYAGWSGGYGNFVRIDHGNGLTSAYAHIQPGGILVQQGQEVVVGQQIAKIGTTGLSTGCHTHLEIRTNGNPQDPVPFLRSKGLTIG; encoded by the coding sequence ATGCGGGCAACATCACGTCGGGGGACGGCGATCGTCGCGGCGCTCGCCGCTGCCGCCCTGCTCGCGACCGGCACCATCGCCGTCACCGAGAAGCCCGCCTACGCCGTCGACTACCCCTCCTGGAACGACGTGCTCGAGGCCCGCCGCGATGTCGCGCGCGCCCAGCAGAAGATCAAGGAGATCCGCGCCGCGATCGAGGCCATCACGGCCGAGGTCGAGCGCACGCAGGCCATCGCCCAGGAGAAGGGCGACATCTACTACGAGGCCCAGATCGCCTTCGACGAGGCCGCCTACACCGCCGAGCAGCTGCAGGCCCAGGCCGACGAGGCCCAGGCGCGCGCCGATGCCTCGAAGCTGCGGGCGGGCCAGTTCGTCGCCGAGCTCGCGCGCTCGGGCGGCGGCGACCTGTCGGCCTCGCTGCTGACCAACCCCGGCCAGGCCGACGAGCTGCTCTCGCGCCTCGGCTTCGCCAGCAAGATCACCGAGCAGGCCGAGGGCATCTACGCCGCGGCCCTGCAAGACCAGAACGCGGCGCAGTCGTTCACCGAGCAGGCCAACGTGGCCAAGGGCATCCGCGACGAGCTGCGCGCCGAGGCCGAGGCCGCCTATCAGGAGGCGCAGGCCGCCGCCCAGGAGGCGCAGACCGCCCTGATCGCTCAGCAGGAGAACCAGGCGCGCCTCGAGGCGCAGCTGGCCGTGCTGGTCGAGAACCGCGACGCCACCGAGAAGGACTACCAGGCGGGCGTGCGCGCCCAGTACGGCGCCGGCTCGAACGTCGACGCCGGCCAGATCGTCAGCGGCTGGGTCGTGCCGGTGAGCGGCTACATCACCTCGCCCTACGGCACGCGCGTGCACCCCCTCTACGGGAATGTGTCGTTCCACTCGGGCACCGACATCGCGGCCAGCTGCGGTCGCCCCATCTATGCGGCCTCCAGCGGCACCATCACGTACGCCGGCTGGAGCGGCGGCTACGGCAACTTCGTGCGCATCGACCACGGCAACGGATTGACCTCGGCGTACGCACACATCCAGCCGGGCGGCATCCTCGTGCAGCAGGGCCAGGAGGTCGTCGTCGGGCAGCAAATCGCCAAGATCGGCACCACCGGCCTCTCCACGGGGTGCCACACGCATCTCGAGATCCGCACCAACGGCAACCCGCAAGACCCCGTGCCGTTCCTGCGCAGCAAGGGGCTCACCATTGGGTAG
- a CDS encoding NlpC/P60 family protein, translating to MEQQVRLGELATLLAELTGRSAALEREYLESIAPEPSIPTPSPSAPNPQPSTPTPRPSAPAPSPSTSSPTPRPSAPAPSPSAPAPSPSPTTSTPPPVAVPQPNAAAVAAAIAFARAQLGEPYQFGAAGPNAWDCSGLTMMAYSAAGIAIGGHGASAQYTRAASRGLLVPWAQAQPGDLIFYSAGGSTSGSKYHVTIYIGNGQMIEAPYPGVPVRITTARSYDRVPFVARPSG from the coding sequence GTGGAGCAGCAGGTGCGGCTCGGTGAGCTCGCCACCCTGCTGGCCGAGCTGACCGGCCGATCGGCCGCGCTCGAGCGCGAGTACCTCGAGTCGATCGCGCCGGAGCCGAGCATCCCGACCCCGTCGCCGAGTGCGCCGAACCCGCAGCCCAGCACGCCGACCCCGCGGCCGAGCGCTCCCGCGCCGTCGCCGAGCACGTCGTCGCCGACCCCGCGCCCGAGCGCTCCGGCCCCGTCGCCCAGTGCGCCCGCGCCGAGCCCGTCTCCGACGACGTCGACCCCGCCGCCTGTGGCGGTGCCGCAGCCGAACGCCGCCGCGGTGGCGGCGGCCATCGCCTTCGCGCGAGCGCAGCTCGGCGAGCCGTACCAGTTCGGTGCGGCCGGGCCCAACGCCTGGGACTGCTCGGGCCTGACGATGATGGCCTACTCGGCGGCCGGCATCGCGATCGGCGGCCACGGCGCGTCAGCGCAGTACACCCGGGCGGCCTCGCGCGGCCTGCTGGTGCCGTGGGCGCAGGCGCAGCCCGGCGATCTGATCTTCTACAGCGCGGGCGGCTCGACCTCCGGGTCGAAGTACCACGTGACGATCTACATCGGCAACGGCCAGATGATCGAAGCGCCGTACCCGGGTGTGCCGGTGCGCATCACGACCGCGCGCAGCTACGACCGCGTGCCCTTCGTCGCGCGACCCAGCGGCTAG
- a CDS encoding inorganic diphosphatase has translation MGAYPVVIEIPRGSRNKYEVDHETGRVFLDRVLFTPFVYPTDYGYFEKTLGLDGDPVDALVLLEFPVYPGVGVEVRPVGVFNMTDDGGSDAKVICVPAKDPRWAHIQDIADVPEQTRKEIEHFFEHYKDLEPGKWVKTEGWGDAAEAEAVVQAGLAAYVPGAH, from the coding sequence ATGGGCGCCTACCCCGTCGTCATCGAGATTCCCCGCGGCAGCCGCAACAAGTACGAGGTCGACCACGAAACCGGTCGCGTCTTCCTCGACCGCGTGCTCTTCACGCCGTTCGTCTACCCGACCGACTACGGCTACTTCGAGAAGACCCTCGGCCTCGACGGCGACCCGGTCGACGCGCTCGTGCTACTCGAGTTCCCGGTGTACCCCGGCGTGGGTGTCGAGGTGCGCCCGGTCGGCGTGTTCAACATGACCGACGACGGCGGCAGCGACGCGAAGGTGATCTGCGTGCCCGCGAAGGACCCTCGCTGGGCGCACATCCAGGACATCGCGGATGTTCCGGAGCAGACCCGCAAAGAGATCGAGCACTTCTTCGAGCACTACAAAGACCTCGAGCCCGGCAAGTGGGTCAAGACCGAGGGCTGGGGCGACGCGGCCGAGGCCGAGGCCGTCGTGCAGGCCGGCCTCGCGGCGTACGTGCCCGGGGCGCACTAG
- the tilS gene encoding tRNA lysidine(34) synthetase TilS has product MPSEPSPAARRPRLTPAVADTRRAVREALADLPAGSLALVALSGGPDSLALAAATGFEAPRLGLRAGAVIVDHGLQPDSGAVAERAAVAARALGLDPIQIERVMVGISAGPEAAARHARYARLEREAARLGAAAVLLGHSLDDQAETVLLGLARGSGTLSIAGMAAVAGLYRRPLLGIRRATLAQACVDQGLEPWSDPHNSDERFARVRVRRRILPMLEEHLDAGIVEALARTAAIAREDAEALDHMVDEVAEELTDLADGGCSLTVAGLLANPPAIRHRLIRLVMRSQFGVAISRAQTLEVARLVTDWHGQGPVHLPGVRVERTAGRIVFVLALENEHIVGDDDSDEHLPDRP; this is encoded by the coding sequence ATGCCCTCCGAGCCCAGCCCGGCAGCCCGGCGCCCCCGGCTCACGCCGGCGGTTGCCGACACGCGCCGCGCGGTGCGCGAGGCGCTCGCCGACCTGCCGGCGGGCTCGCTCGCCCTGGTCGCCCTGAGCGGAGGCCCCGACTCGCTGGCGCTCGCCGCGGCCACCGGGTTCGAGGCCCCTCGGCTCGGGTTGCGCGCGGGGGCGGTGATCGTCGACCACGGTCTGCAGCCCGACTCGGGTGCGGTGGCCGAGCGCGCGGCGGTGGCGGCGCGGGCGCTCGGGCTCGACCCGATCCAGATCGAGCGGGTCATGGTCGGAATCTCAGCCGGGCCCGAAGCGGCGGCGCGGCATGCCCGGTATGCCCGTCTCGAGCGCGAGGCTGCACGGCTCGGTGCCGCGGCCGTGCTGCTCGGGCACTCGCTCGACGACCAGGCCGAGACCGTGCTGCTGGGGCTCGCCCGCGGCAGCGGCACGCTGAGCATCGCGGGCATGGCCGCAGTCGCGGGGCTGTACCGGCGGCCGCTGCTGGGCATCCGCCGCGCGACGCTCGCGCAGGCCTGCGTCGATCAGGGGCTCGAGCCGTGGAGCGACCCGCACAACAGCGACGAGCGCTTCGCCCGCGTGCGGGTGCGGCGCCGCATCCTGCCGATGCTCGAAGAGCACCTCGATGCGGGGATCGTCGAGGCGCTCGCCCGCACCGCCGCGATCGCCCGGGAGGACGCCGAGGCGCTCGACCACATGGTCGACGAGGTCGCCGAAGAGCTCACCGACCTGGCCGACGGCGGCTGCTCTCTGACGGTCGCGGGGCTTCTCGCCAACCCTCCCGCGATCCGGCACCGGCTGATCCGGCTCGTCATGCGCAGTCAGTTCGGCGTCGCCATCAGTCGCGCCCAGACCCTGGAGGTGGCACGGCTCGTGACCGACTGGCACGGCCAGGGGCCGGTGCACCTGCCCGGCGTTAGGGTTGAACGCACCGCAGGTCGCATCGTGTTCGTCCTCGCCCTCGAGAACGAGCACATCGTCGGAGACGACGACAGCGATGAGCATCTGCCCGACCGCCCCTGA
- the hpt gene encoding hypoxanthine phosphoribosyltransferase has translation MDVDDIRSDLTEVLVTEQEIHAKLAELARRVEADYGDTPPLLVGVLKGAVMVMADFARELSFSAEMDWMAVSSYGKSTESSGVVRILKDLDTEIAGRDVLIVEDIIDSGLTLAWLRANLESRGAKSVKILALLRKPEAAKVEVDVEYVGFDIPPAFVVGYGLDYAEKYRNLRAIGVLAPHVYSH, from the coding sequence GTGGACGTCGACGACATCCGCTCTGACCTGACCGAGGTGCTCGTCACCGAGCAGGAGATCCACGCGAAGCTGGCCGAGCTGGCCCGCCGCGTCGAGGCCGACTACGGCGACACTCCGCCCCTGCTGGTCGGCGTGCTCAAGGGCGCGGTCATGGTCATGGCCGACTTCGCGCGCGAGCTGTCGTTCTCGGCGGAGATGGACTGGATGGCCGTCTCGAGCTACGGCAAGAGCACCGAGTCGAGCGGCGTCGTGCGCATCCTCAAAGATCTCGACACCGAGATCGCCGGCCGCGACGTGCTCATCGTCGAGGACATCATCGACTCGGGTCTCACGCTCGCCTGGCTGCGCGCGAACCTCGAGTCGCGGGGGGCGAAGAGCGTGAAGATCCTCGCCCTGCTCCGCAAGCCCGAGGCGGCCAAGGTCGAGGTCGACGTCGAGTACGTCGGCTTCGACATCCCGCCCGCCTTCGTCGTCGGCTACGGCCTCGACTACGCCGAGAAGTACCGCAACCTGCGGGCGATCGGCGTGCTCGCGCCGCACGTCTACAGCCACTAG